A genomic region of Zea mays cultivar B73 chromosome 6, Zm-B73-REFERENCE-NAM-5.0, whole genome shotgun sequence contains the following coding sequences:
- the LOC100384671 gene encoding Serine/threonine-protein kinase-like protein CCR4, translating to MPMSCHDHAAGHRRLFQLRTTTTTTRLFLSLLVAVLLVADVCSAARQFSTVAISHAPNATLVCALVTAAADDDAGSPGSKQLRCTSLPDGEQFVYPSADIPYNAIAAGTDFLCGLMAPLGGHAAMRWWSFTEEFAANRSRPVGRRLYWGPSLRSLSAGGSHVCGLSDDHDPTCWEWPHLDLPKGLDFSRIALGHDFLCGIDKLDNTSMSCYGAMAAPSLAPDPAPLRTVAAGHRHACAVDAEGGFACWGDGDGDVPEVPAHELPDDMLAMALGNGTTCILSGSGRVRCWGAVQVPDQYRTADFLAIEADGDAVCGILNSNYSVACWGRSDRFGAGGSLVYNSTMPGACARKKSCPCDIISGSGALCGTGGAEGGEELAVCRACATPLNASRILIANGRAGPAAGGDAGKKKAKTLAVAVGVGAAVLAAAAVALYLVAYRKPDKKKKTLTLRLGERSSRRPCRDVEAAMVMPAPQVSPLRSARPLGCEEFTLRDLSRVTDGFSNEKKIGCGSFGSVYRARLPDGREVAIKRAERSSSGGRRRRRFDAERAFRAELRLLSRVNHRNLVQLLGFCEERGERILVFEFMPHGALHDHLHCSSSSGNGGRSPLFTSWEARLRVALDAARGVEYLHCYAVPGIIHRDVKPSNILLDGDWTAKVSDFGLSLASGSSAAAAAASSSATAGTVGYIDPEYYRLQELTERSDVYSFGVVLLELVTGRKAIHRTSQDGSGSPRNVIEFAVPAVETGSIARILDERVPPPRGHEVEALARVAKIATECVRPRGRARPIMSEVVAELEWAVTLCEESVVASDAAVGTVGGQQNSSRHGGSDLPRSESDGPSPFHTRELGFGFGPSRPVTHGRSHSTM from the coding sequence ATGCCAATGTCTTGCCATGACCATGCGGCCGGCCACCGCCGTCTTTTCCAGCTaagaaccaccaccaccaccacgagGCTTTTTCTTTCCCTCCTCGTCGCCGTCCTCCTGGTCGCCGACGTCTGCTCGGCGGCGCGGCAGTTCTCCACGGTCGCCATCTCGCACGCGCCCAACGCCACGCTCGTCTGCGCCCTCGTCACCGCCGCCGCCGATGACGACGCGGGGTCGCCGGGCTCCAAGCAGCTGCGCTGCACGTCGCTCCCCGACGGCGAGCAGTTCGTGTACCCCTCCGCCGACATCCCCTACAACGCGATCGCGGCCGGGACCGACTTCCTCTGCGGCCTCATGGCGCCGCTCGGCGGCCACGCCGCCATGCGCTGGTGGTCCTTCACCGAGGAGTTCGCCGCCAACCGATCCCGCCCCGTGGGGCGCCGCCTCTACTGGGGCCCGTCGCTGCGCTCGCTCAGCGCCGGCGGATCCCACGTCTGCGGcctctccgacgaccacgaccccACCTGCTGGGAGTGGCCGCACCTGGACCTGCCCAAAGGCCTCGACTTCTCCCGCATCGCGCTGGGCCACGACTTCCTCTGCGGCATCGACAAGCTCGACAACACCAGCATGAGCTGCTACGGCGCCATGGCGGCGCCGTCGctcgcgcccgaccccgcgccctTGAGGACCGTCGCCGCCGGCCACCGCCACGCGTGCGCCGTCGACGCGGAGGGCGGCTTCGCCTGCtggggcgacggcgacggcgacgtcCCCGAGGTGCCGGCACACGAGCTGCCGGACGACATGTTGGCCATGGCGCTCGGCAACGGCACGACCTGCATCCTCTCCGGCAGCGGCAGGGTCCGGTGCTGGGGCGCCGTCCAGGTGCCGGACCAGTACAGGACCGCGGATTTCCTGGCCATCGAGGCCGACGGCGACGCGGTGTGCGGCATCCTCAACAGCAACTACTCCGTCGCGTGCTGGGGGAGGAGCGACCGCTTCGGCGCCGGCGGTAGCCTAGTCTACAACAGCACCATGCCCGGCGCGTGCGCGCGCAAGAAGAGCTGCCCCTGCGACATCATCTCGGGCTCCGGCGCGCTCTGCGGCACCGGCGGCGCCGAGGGCGGCGAGGAGCTCGCCGTCTGCCGGGCCTGCGCGACGCCGCTGAACGCGTCCAGGATCCTCATTGCCAACGGCAGGGCGGGACCGGCAGCCGGAGGCGACGCcgggaagaagaaggccaagacccTGGCCGTCGCGGTCGGCGTCGGCGCCGCGGTACTCGCGGCGGCTGCGGTGGCGCTCTACCTCGTGGCTTACAGGAAGccggacaagaagaagaagacgctGACGCTGCGTCTAGGGGAGCGGTCGTCGCGGCGCCCGTGCCGCGACGTGGAGGCCGCCATGGTCATGCCGGCGCCACAGGTCTCGCCGCTGCGGTCGGCGCGGCCGCTCGGGTGCGAGGAGTTCACGCTCCGGGACCTGTCGCGCGTCACCGACGGCTTCTCGAACGAGAAGAAGATCGGGTGCGGCAGCTTCGGGTCGGTGTACCGCGCCAGGCTCCCCGACGGGCGCGAGGTCGCCATCAAGCGGGCGGAGCGCAGCAGCAGCGGCGGACGCCGGAGACGCCGCTTCGACGCCGAGCGCGCGTTCCGCGCGGAGCTGCGGCTGCTGTCGCGCGTGAACCACCGCAACCTGGTGCAGCTGCTGGGCTTCTGcgaggagcgcggcgagcggatcCTGGTGTTCGAGTTCATGCCCcacggcgcgctccacgaccaccttcactgcagcagcagcagcggcaACGGCGGGCGCTCGCCGCTGTTCACGTCGTGGGAGGCGCGGCTCCGGGTGGCGCTGGACGCGGCGCGCGGCGTGGAGTACCTGCATTGCTACGCCGTGCCGGGCATCATCCACCGGGACGTGAAGCCCTCCAACATCCTGCTCGACGGCGACTGGACGGCCAAGGTGTCGGACTTCGGGCTGTCGCTAGCCAGCGGCAGCTCGGCGGCGGCCGCCGCCGCGTCGTCGTCCGCCACGGCCGGCACGGTCGGGTACATCGACCCGGAGTACTACCGGCTGCAGGAGCTGACGGAGCGCAGCGACGTGTACAGCTTCGGCGTGGTGCTGCTGGAGCTGGTCACCGGCCGCAAGGCCATCCACCGGACGAGCCAGGACGGCAGCGGGTCCCCGCGGAACGTGATCGAGTTCGCCGTGCCGGCGGTCGAGACGGGCAGCATCGCCAGGATCCTCGACGAGCGCGTGCCTCCGCCGCGCGGGCACGAGGTGGAAGCGCTGGCGCGCGTCGCCAAGATCGCCACGGAGTGCGTCCGGCCACGGGGGCGCGCGCGGCCGATCATGTCCGAGGTGGTGGCGGAGCTGGAGTGGGCCGTCACGCTGTGCGAGGAGTCCGTCGTGGCCAGCGACGCCGCCGTGGGAACCGTCGGCGGGCAGCAGAACAGCTCGCGGCACGGCGGCTCCGACCTGCCGCGGTCCGAGTCCGACGGCCCGAGCCCGTTTCACACCCGTGAACTGGGTTTCGGCTTCGGGCCGAGCCGACCAGTCACCCATGGCAGGTCCCACTCGACAATGTGA